The genomic window ACCGGCGGGTCGCGCTGGAGGTGATCCGCGCCGTCGGCACCCGCCCGGCGAGCCTGGTGGCGGGCTTCATGGCCGCCGCCGCGCTGCTCAGCATGTGGGTCAGCAACACCGCCACCGCGGTGATGATGCTCCCCATCGGCGTCTCCGTGGTGGAGCTGGTGTGCCGGCGCGAGGGGGGCGGCGACGGGCGGGACGAGGCCAACTTCGCGGCCGCGCTGATGCTGGGGATCGCCTACGCGTGCAGCATCGGGGGGCTGGGGACGCTGATCGGCACCCCGCCCAACGCGCTCCTCGCCGGCTTCATGCGCGAGACGTACGGGGTGGAGATCGGCTTCGGGCGGTGGATGCTCCTGGGCGTGCCGCTGGTGCTGGTGGGGCTGCCGCTCACCTGGGCGCTGCTGGTGCGGTGGGCGCACCCCTTCCGGATCCCGGAGGTCCCCGGCGGGGCGGAGATGATCCGGCGGGAGCTGCGCGCGCTGGGGCCCCCTTCGCGGGGCGAGGCGGCGGTGGCCGCGGTGTTCTTCCTGGCGGCGGCGTCGTGGATCTTCCGCCCGCTCCTGGAGCGGGTCCTCCCCGGCCTTTCCGACGCGGGGATCGCGGTGGCCGCGGCGCTCCTCCTCTTCGCGCTCCCGGTGCACCCGGGCCGCGGCGAGTTCGCGCTGGACTGGGAGTGGGCGCGGCGCATCCCCTGGGAGGTGCTCCTCCTCTTCGGCGGCGGGCTCTCGCTGGCGGGAGCCATCGCCCGCACCGGGCTGGCGGGGTGGATCGGCGCGGCGCTCTCCGCGCTGGACGCGCTCCCCACCGTGACGGTCGTCGCGGTGGTGGCCACCGTGGTCATCTTCCTGACCGAGCTCACCAGCAACACCGCCACCGCCGCCGCCTTCCTCCCGGTGGTCGCCTCGCTCGCCGGCGGGATCGGGGAGGACCCGCTCCTCTTCGCCGTCCCCGCCGCGCTGGCCGCCAGCTGCGCCTTCATGATGCCCGTGGCGACGCCGCCCAACGCGATCGTCTACGGAAGCGGCGCCGTCACCGTGCCGCAGATGGCCCGCGCCGGCTTCCTGCTGAACCTGGCCTTCGTGGTGCTGGTCACCCTCTGGGGATGGCTGCTCGCGCCGGTGCTGCTCTGACGGCAGGTCACGGGCGACGGCCTGCAACGGCAGAACGCCACCCCGTCGGCGGCGAGATCACTCCTCGGGCACGGCGGGGAGGGTGAAGGTGAAGGTGCTCCCCTCGCCGGGAGCGCTCTCCACGCGGATCCGCCCGCCGTGCGCCTCCACGATCCCCCTGGCGATGGCGAGGCCCAGGCCGGCGCCGGAGCGGCGGGCGTCCGCCTGCCAGAAGCGGTCGAAGACGTGGGGGAGCTGCTCCGCCGGGATCCCCGCCCCGGTGTCCGCCACCGCGACCACCACCTCGCCGCCGCCATGGGTGGCGCGGAGCGTGACCCGCCCGCCGCGAGGGGTGAACTTCACCGCGTTCCCCAGCAGGTTGGAGAGCACCTGCAGCACGCGGTCGCGGTCGGCCAGCATGCGCGGGAGCCCGCCCGGCACCTCCAGCACGAGCTCCACCCCGCGCTTCTCCGCTGCCAGGCGCACCAGCTCGCGCGCCTCGGCCAGGAGGGTGCGCGCGGCCAGCGGCACCGGGTGCACGCTGAGCTGCCCGGCCTCGAGGCGGGTGGCGTCGAGCAGGTCGTGGATGAGGCGGTTC from Longimicrobiaceae bacterium includes these protein-coding regions:
- a CDS encoding DASS family sodium-coupled anion symporter, translated to MPARRRIGLPLGPAALLAVLLLPPPAGMEPAAWRTAGVGILMAVWWMSEAVPIPATALLPLLLFPLLGVAGIDAAAAPYANPVIFLFLGGFMLAQAMQKWGLHRRVALEVIRAVGTRPASLVAGFMAAAALLSMWVSNTATAVMMLPIGVSVVELVCRREGGGDGRDEANFAAALMLGIAYACSIGGLGTLIGTPPNALLAGFMRETYGVEIGFGRWMLLGVPLVLVGLPLTWALLVRWAHPFRIPEVPGGAEMIRRELRALGPPSRGEAAVAAVFFLAAASWIFRPLLERVLPGLSDAGIAVAAALLLFALPVHPGRGEFALDWEWARRIPWEVLLLFGGGLSLAGAIARTGLAGWIGAALSALDALPTVTVVAVVATVVIFLTELTSNTATAAAFLPVVASLAGGIGEDPLLFAVPAALAASCAFMMPVATPPNAIVYGSGAVTVPQMARAGFLLNLAFVVLVTLWGWLLAPVLL
- a CDS encoding HAMP domain-containing sensor histidine kinase, whose translation is VEGWRRFPLDARVPLDARVPLAEAVRTRDCVLVTGRDALADRFPALADAARETGHQAWAAVPLLADQRALGAIGLSFVEPREFTAEDRDFLAAIAAQCAGALERARLYEGERRARAQAEAATRARDELLGVVAHDLRNPLTAIAMYASLLLDAPRGPEAQRAPLRSVLELTEQMNRLIHDLLDATRLEAGQLSVHPVPLAARTLLAEARELVRLAAEKRGVELVLEVPGGLPRMLADRDRVLQVLSNLLGNAVKFTPRGGRVTLRATHGGGEVVVAVADTGAGIPAEQLPHVFDRFWQADARRSGAGLGLAIARGIVEAHGGRIRVESAPGEGSTFTFTLPAVPEE